From the Kogia breviceps isolate mKogBre1 chromosome 3, mKogBre1 haplotype 1, whole genome shotgun sequence genome, one window contains:
- the FRMD5 gene encoding FERM domain-containing protein 5 isoform X12, translating into MYSNHVTSSDLCLSCGWMYPSILFASFTAAIHWAGGFKDFSTKTPKPLSWNEVTKLKFEGKTFYLYVSQKEEKKIILTYFAPTPEACKHLWKCGIENQAFYKLEKSSQVRTVSSSNLFFKGSRFRYSGRVAKEVMESSAKIKREPPEIHRAGMVPSRSCPSITHGPRLSSVPRTRRRAVHISIMEGLESLRDSAHSTPVRSSSHGDTFLPHVRSSRADSNERVALIADEAYSPADSVLPTPVAEHSLELMLLSRQINGATCSIEEEKECEASTPTAAEMEALGGELRALCQGHGRPEEEQVNKFVLSVLRLLLVTMGLLFVLLLLLIILTESDLDIAFFRDIRQTPEFEQFHYQYFCPLRRWFACKIRSVVSLLTDT; encoded by the exons ATGTACAGTAACCATGTCACTTCTTCTGATTTGTGTCTGTCCTGCGGGTGGATGTACCCCAGTATCCTGTTTGCCTCTTTTACTGCAGCCATTCACTGGGCTGGTGGCTTCAAGGATTTTTCTACAAAAACCCCTAAGCCCCTTTCCTG GAATGAGGTGACCAAGCTGAAATTTGAAGGAAAGACTTTTTATTTgtacgtaagtcagaaagag gaaaagaaaattattctcaCATATTTTGCTCCAACTCCAGAAGCCTGCAAGCACCTCTGGAAATGTGGGATAGAGAACCAAGCCTTCTACAA GCTGGAGAAGTCAAGCCAAGTCCGCACAGTGTCCAGCAGCAATTTATTCTTTAAAGGGAGCCGGTTCCGATACAG TGGCCGAGTTGCAAAGGAAGTAATGGAGTCCAGTGCCAAGATCAAACGGGAGCCACCAGAAATACACAG AGCAGGGATGGTCCCCAGCCGCAGCTGTCCCTCCATAACCCATGGCCCAAGGCTGAGCAGCGTCCCCAGGACCCGGAGAAGAGCTGTTCACATCTCCATCATGGAAG GCCTCGAGTCCCTACGGGACAGTGCCCACTCCACCCCGGTACGTTCCTCCTCCCACGGGGACACTTTCCTGCCTCACGTGAGAAGCAGCCGGGCCGACAGCAACGAGCGAGTCGCCTTGATCGCGGATGAGGCCTACAGCCCTGCAGACAGCGTGCTGCCCACCCCTGTGGCCGAGCACAGCCTGGAGCTGATGCTGCTTTCCCGGCAGATCAATGGGGCCACCTGCAGCATTGAGGAGGAGAAGGAGTGTGAGGCCAGCACCCCAACTGCTGCAGAGATGGAGGCCCTTGGGGGAGAGCTGAGGGCCCTGTGTCAGGGTCATGGCAGGCCAGAGGAGGAACAGGTGAATAAGTTTGTTTTAAGTGTCCTCCGTTTGCTCCTTGTGACCATGGGACTCCTCTTTGTTTTGCTCCTCCTCCTGATCATCCTCACTGAGTCTGACCTTGACATTGCCTTTTTCCGCGATATCCGCCAGACCCCCGAGTTTGAACAATTCCACTATCAATACTTTTGTCCCCTCAGGCGATGGTTTGCCTGCAAAATCCGCTCAGTGGTGAGCCTGCTCACTGACACCTGA